CGAGCGAATTGAAGTGGCCGTGCTCTGGACCGAATCGACTGAAGATTCGATCCGCAGTTACGCCAACGGCATTCGCAATCCCATGGGGGGCACTCATGAGAGCGGATTCAAGAACGCCGTGACCAAGGCGATTCGCAACTATATCGAAACGCACAAAATCAGCATGGATAAGCTGGCGATTACGGCCGAGGATATCCGCGAAGGGATAGTCGGCATAGTCAGCGTCTTTTTGAAAAATCCGCAGTTCGAAGCCCAGACGAAAATCAAGCTGTTGAACTCGGAAATGACGGCCACCGTGGAAGGGTTCATGCGGCCCGCGATGGAAAACTGGCTGAACAGCAATCAGACGATCGCTGATTCGATAGTCTTTCGCATCAAGATGGCCGCGCGAGCTCGCCTCGCTTCCCGCGAAGCTCAGGAAGTGACTCGTAAGACTGCGGGTAGCAAGCGACTGAGTCTCCCGGGAAAGCTGGCCGACTGCAAATCGAACAATGTGGCCGAGACGGAACTGTTCATCGTCGAAGGGGACTCGGCCGGAGGTTCGGCCAAGCAGGGGCGCGACAATCGAACTCAGGCCGTGCTACCGCTGCGCGGTAAAATCCTCAACAGCGAGGGAATGAGCACGGCGAAGGTCCTCACGAACCAGGAACTCAACGATCTGGTTTCGGCGATCGGTACCGGCGCGGGCGAAAAGCTGATGATGGATAAGCTTCGCTACGGAAAAATCATCCTCCTCATGGATGCGGATGCGGACGGCCATCATATCTCGACGCTGCTGCTGGACTTTTTCTTCAGGCACATGCCCGATTTAATTCGCAAAGGGCACATCTATATCGCTCAGCCGCCACTCTACCGCATTGATGTTGGCAAGGAGACCTTCTGGGCCAAGGACGATAATCACAAGGAAGAGATTCTTTCCAAGCTCCGGCAGAATGCGAAGCCCGAGATCAGCCGGTTCAAAGGGCTGGGGGAAATGGATGCGAAAGTTCTGAAGTCGACCACTCTGGACCCGCGCAACCGTATTCTCCTGAAAGTGGAAATCGATAATCCGCTGCAGGCGGATCAGATGTTCGATCAACTGATGGGTAAAGATGCGAATGCTCGTTACGAGCAAATTATGAACAATGCGATGAAAGTTTCGAGCGACGAGATTGATGTGTAAACAAAAAGGGGAACCGTCTGAACAGTTCCCCCTTTGAGAATTTATCCGTTACCTGAGGATTACTCCAAAGGAACTTTCAGCATCTGCAGGTAGTAGGATTTCTTGTCGCCCGATTTCTCGGCGATGAAAGCTTCCGCCTGCTCTTTTTCCTTGTATTCGAACTTCTCCACCTGTTTGCTGGAATTGTCGAATACGGCCCAGATGGCTTTCATACGAACGATCTTGGCCGCGCGGGTGCGCTTCGGCTTAACGACGGCGACGACTTTCTTCTTGGCCTTCTTTTTCTTCTTAATTGGCTCGCCGTCTTCGTCGAGTTCCTCGGCTTCCTCGTCTCCACCGGAGTCCTCTTCGCTTTCGGACTCACCATCGCCCTCGGCTTCGGCCTCGTCCTCTTCGCCCTCTTCCTCTTCCTCTTCAGTTTCTTCGGCTTCGGTTTCTTCCGTTTCCTCTTCGGAATCGGCTCGGTAATCCATACGATTGAGCGTGCGTTTGCGGCCCATAGTTGTCCTTTTCAATTGACGATTTACTATCTCATTAGGATACGACTGTTCCCTTTCCGGACAAGGGTTTATAGCCAGCGACGCCATCGGAAGAAGATCAGGGAAATGATACCGCAGCCTCCCATGGCCAGTATCGAGAGCCAGAATCCGCCGGGATGTTCCTTGCCGGGAAGGACATCGAAGTTCATTCCGTAGATGCTGGCGATAAGCGTCATAGGCAGAATGATCGTCGAGATCATGGTCAGCACTTTCATGATCGTATTCAGTTTGTTGGACACCGCCGCCAAGTGAGTTTGCATCAGATCCGAGATCATTTCCCGAGCGCCCTCAATCATTTCCGTGTAGCGGATGAGGTGGTCGTAGACGTTGCGGTAGTAGATCACTTCCTGGGGGCTGACCAGTTCGAATTCGTTGCGGGTCAGTCGAGCCAGAACCTCCCGTTCCAGAATCATGGTCTTGCGAAGAATGACAATGAACGATTTGTGCCGAAGCAATTTACGAAGTAGTGACGGCTGCGGTTGCTCCAGAATTTCTCGTTCCAGATCGTCCAGGCTTTCCAGTATTTCGTCGATCACCGGGGCACATTCATCCACCAGATCATCCAGCAGCCAGTGATAGAGATAATCGGGTCCGCGATTGCCGATAGCCACTTCGTGCGATAGCCGGTTTTTCAGGTGATCGACACAAGATAACTTCGTGTAGTGATGAGTGATCAAGGCATTCGAGGTCAGAACGGCGCTGAATTGCAGGTAGGCGCGGTGGCGTTCCGTCGGTTGAATTTCATCGCCGCACTGATTGAGGTATTCCCGGTTCAGAGGATTCACAATCGCGAATAGATAATCGTCCCACTCCTCGACTTTCGGCAGATGCGGCCCCACCTCGGGCTCGCGGATCGGTTTCCGAATATCTTCGAGTACTAACGCATGCACGGGTCGGACTTTTTCAAATATCCAGGCTTCCTCTTCGGGAGTCGGAGATTCCAGATCGATCCAGTAATCCGATTTCGATAGCTGGGGATCAAGGGAAAGATTCTTCACTTGCTCGGCGTCCAGCAGGCAGCACTTTTTGGAGTCTTTATCCCAGCGGTAGACTTGCAGCATGACGAATTCGTTACCCGATGACTATTTGCCAGACCCCGGAGAGGTATTTGACGAACTGGAGAAACCTCGTTCCACCTGGGGCGTTTTCGTTTTGATGTTGTATTTGATGATGACGCCAATCAGGGTATTGGCCACATTTCCGGTTCCCTTGAATTGGATTAAACGCGCGGGATTGGATCCAGTGCCGATGAAGGTCAGCATGGTTTTCGATTCGTCATATTTCACGATTTCAGCGTTTGCATCGATATCATCGCCCAGAACGCGGACATCCCCTTCGGCATCCATGCGATGGAAGGTTTTCGTTTGCTTCAATTCGTCCAGCATTTCGACTGTCGAAATCTCGAGGGATTTTTTGCTGTCCATTTGAATCGATCCTGGCAGCATGGCTCCCTTTTCGATCTTCATCTCGTGATCTTTGGCGGGGACGTGAATCACGGTGGTCGGCCCCAGGAATTTAGCTCTCTGTTTGCCGAAAGTCTGCATCTGCTGTTCGAACTCAATCCAGGTGAGCTTCATTTCCGGTTCGGTTTCGCCTTGCAGAGAATCCTTCTTTTTCGGTTGTTGTTGCGGCGGTTTATTCGGTCCGGAGGTACCATCGAGAAAATCGCTGCCCCCTTCTTTGAAAATTCGAATCTTTCCGGGCCCGTGGGCTTTGGTATTTCCGTAAGTCTGAGGGGGTGGGGCGTTCTTAACGGGGGCGGCAATCGGCTTACCGTTGTCCAGAACGTTTTCGTAGTCGAGCTCTTCGGCCACCAGACGTTGGTAGCTAATCAGTTTTTTATTTTCCCACTTTTCTTCGATAGCCAGCACCTGTGGGACATCATTCGGCTTGAGCGGATTCACTTCGCCCCGTTCGCACCGAACGCGATCGATTTTGGGATTCTCTTTGGGTGTGTTCGTTTTGTCGTTCGGTGTGGTGGTTCTGAAGTAAACCGGCCGGTCCAGATCGACTTGCATGATCGTGCTCAGCACCTTCGCGGATCCATCTTCCTGCTCGGCCTGTACGGCACCGATGAAACGAGCCCATTTGCCGGCGCCATCGAACTCCATGCTGTCTTTCCAGTAGATGAAAATGTTGGCATCTTTCTTGAGCTGTTCCCCTTGCATGGTGCTACTGGTTTTCATTCGCAGGCCACCGCGTCCGATTACCTGGGCATGATTGTCGCGCTGATCGATCACGATTATTGGCCCGTTGAGCGAGAGTTCTTCTCGGTGCAACTCGGCCGGTTTGATCTGGGCCACGACATCATTTTCCGCCTTCAAGGTCAGAGTGTGAAGGTTCTCGCCGTGGTGTTGAAGCTCCAGAATGTGAGCGAGCATCAGCATGCCCCGTTCATTTTTTTTATCCGCAGGGGGGGCTTGTTCGACTTCGACGTTTCCGACGCAGATAGCTTTATCCAGTTCGTGCTTGCCATCTTTGCGCAGCACCCAGGCATCCATGCGCTTGGCTTTGATAAAGATCGGTTCGTCTTTTTTCTCCTCGGGTTTGGGAGGAGCGTTCTTGTCGGCCGGGTTCGTGGCCGTTGTCGGACCGCTCGGCTTGCCGTTGAGTGTTGAACTCGGCGGCATCGGTTTCTGTAGATTCGGATTCGGACCAGGTCCGGGAGTAGGGATATCTTTGATGTAAACGAAGAGTTGATCCGCATCGCGTAGGTTCATGTCGGGGGAGTTCATAAATACATGCTGATTGGCTTCCAGTCTGACGGGTCTGGGTTGCGATTTTGCAACCGTTTCGGTGCCGGTCACGGGTTTCAATGGAGTCGGCACAGTCGCGACCGGGGTCCCGTTCTGATCGTTATCTTTTAACCAGACCCGTATTTCTTCCCCCTTCAAACTTTGTTTGGCTTTGGTATCGATGAACGAGGCTTTGCCGGTAAAGCGAAGAAATTGCAGCTGTTGGTTATCTTCCACAATCCGCTCGAAATACATCCAGTCATTCCAGTTGGCATTCTGTACGTGGGAATGAGTGGTCGTATCAAATTCCCCCATACCGATCGTTCCGGGGCCACGGACGCGAGCTTCTCGAATCCCATTGCTGCCGCCGGGATTTTTCGCCGGGGCGGCTTTAGGATCTTTAGCATCGTTGACGGGAGCGTTCGATTTCAAATAGAGTTCCAAGCCGCGCATCACATTGCCTTCCTTCACGGCGTAGATGCCCTCATCTTTTGCGCCCTTGAGAATGGTCGTCCTGGTAGCGGCCTCATAGACCAAGTCGTTTCCGGAGGCGTTCAGCTTTTCGGCGTCTGAGCTAATGGCAATCGCCAATCCCCAGGCATGCGCCCGTTTAATCTGCATCTGAGTTTCATCGCTGGGCGGAGTGGTTGGAGGCGGTAATGGAGCGGCCTGAGCGGTATTCGAATTGAAATTCGCCGGGGCTGGAGGTGTGTTCTTTACCCGTTCGAATTCAAGCAACAGATGATCGCACTTCAGGATATCTAAATTTTCCGTTTTTGCTTTGCGCGTGACCCGCACGTAGTTGGGAAGATTGGGGTTCAGACTGGGAGCGTTATGGAACACGCCGATATCTTTGATCATATCGTAATGAAACGATCCTTGGGTCTCGATCTGGACTATTGAAAGATCGGAATCATCGGGCTTCTTGCCGGGTGCGGTAGGGGGAGCGTTTCCTCCGGAAAGAAAATTCGATTGGGAATCGGACCAGAAATTCATGGTCACGTCAGATAAAAGATCGATGTGATCGACCCCATTGATTTTTCGATCGGTATCTTCCTTCTTTTTAACTTTCGGGTCGGGTTCCGCGTCGGATTTCAGGTACATGCGCATACCTCGAGCCAGCAGAGTAGGAACTTTCCCCCCGACTTTAAACTTACCCGTCATGGAGCGATTATTTTGCCAGTCGTACAATTCCATAATCGCATCGGTCGTGACCATCGCGGGAACATCCGCCTTATGGTTGTCGATGTAAAACATCGGTCCGACGGTCATGATTTCAATGTCGTCATCGGGAGTTTGACTTTTCCGATTGTTGCGAATGTGAATCCGACCTTTTCGCGCATCCTTCACGGGAATTTCGGGATCGGAAATGATGTCGGCTCGAATGACCTTCTTTCCCACCGCCTCGGCAATACTGTGCACCGGGGAATCGAAAGTGAGAATACCCCGGTCGGAATGAAGCGTGGTTATCTCCTGCATGCCATCCGGGCCTTTGTTTTTGCCGAAGACGGCTATACTCAGCGGCGAAGCAAATAGACGGCCGTCATCGGAGAAGGCTTTTCCATTCGACTGTTTCTCCAGGGTGGCCGCGAGAACGACCCCCTTCGAACCCAGATTCATCTTCATCCCGTAATCGAGTTCGGCACAGTTAGCGCCAAACGCGACGATCAATTGCTCTTCGATGGGAGATCGAGTGGTGGGAGGAATGAACTCCTGCTGATCGGCGACCTGCGCGAATCTCTCCGGCAACGGCGGCAGGCCATCGACGCGACCCAGGAGTTGTGCGTAGACGAAGTATCCGAGGATACTCAGCGAGAGTCCCAGCACGGTCAGTAGTATTCGTCGTGGCGTGTGCATATCGAGTCAATCGGGCGAAAGTTAGTATTCCTCGAACAAATTCAATCCGACTTCTGGTGTTCCTGACCGCGAGCCGTCAGATCCGACTTTATCAGATTCGGCCGGAGGAGTAGATCCTGAGAGTCCTCGGAATTAGCAGTTCTCAGAGTAGTTTGTTTGCTCAGAAACAGACTCGGCTCTTGCGTCTCTCTCGTCACGAACAACGGCTTCAAATCGAAGATCGTGAGATAATTCCAGATCGCGTCTCCTTTATCGCCCAGAACTGTACCGGGAACGATCACCGCCGTTTCCCAGGAAGCAGAACCGAGAGTCTGCTCCGGAATGGTCCGGGCGGCCACTCGGAAGATTTCGGTCTTCTGCTGGATCGGCGCATCTTCATAGCGAGTTGGAATCAGCATAAAGGCGGAGGCGTACTTGGAATTCGGCTTGGGAACACTGCGGTCCGCGGGAAGGCCAGCCGGATCGGATGGGGTTTGATTTTCGATCAGATAATCCAGCTTGTGGAGAATATGGAACTGTTGGATCCTCCTACCACTCTCTGCGGATCGTTCTTGCGCAGGGCATACAGTGAGCATCAGTAGAAGTGCCGATAGCAGAACTAGGTATTTCATCCTCTATCCTCTAAACCTGGTTCGCGTAACGAAGTACCACTTCATTCCACCGACCCTGGGCTTTTAGTATCCATTCGATCGTTTCGCGCACGGCTCCCCGTCCCCCAGGTTGCTGGGTCACATAGTCCGCCACCGCTCGCATTTCCTGCACGCCATCTGCTACCGTTACGGCGATGCCGCAGCAATTCATCAGAGCCAACTCCGGTAAATCGTCGCCGATACAGCAAGATTCCTCGATTTTGAAATTCAACTCCTCGGAGAGTATTCGCAAAGCGGCCTGCTTATTTCCGACACCTTGCAGCACTTTCGCTACATCCGTTTCCTTGGCCCGGCGATCGACCAAAGGTGAACTGCGGCCGCTGATAATCACACTGCGGTATCCGAGGGAATGCCACCAGCGCAGTGCGATTCCGTCCCGGACATGGAAGGGACGCAGTTCCGTATTCTGATCGCTGTAGAAGATGCTGCCGTCGGTCAGAACGCCGTCAACGTCCAAAACGAGGACGTTGATGCGAGTCAAACGCTCGGTCAGTGGCGGTTTAGGATTCATGCCGATTGACGCTCCCACAAGCGAACCTTCGGGGTCGCTTCCAAAGGATCGTGCAAGGGATCGACGCCGATCAAATCGGTGATATCCAACAAGCCGATCGGTCGACCGACCGCGTCGATCACCGGTAACTCGCTGATCTTGCAATCGCGGAAAATGCTAATGGCTTCCTGCACCTTGGCGGTGGCAAATATCGTTTTGGGGTTGGCCGTCATCACTTGAGCGATTGGCAGATCGAAGGCATTATCCTCCCGGCGCTCGAACAGTTTGGCCAGATCGCTATCGGTGAAGATTCCCATTAACAAGCCGGTTTCATCAACCAGCATGATCGCGCCGGTCCGGCGACCCGGGAGGCAGGATTCCGAAAAGACCTGGCGAACCGTATGACTTTGCGAGGCGATTCGGAGTTCCGTACCGCGACGCATGACCGTATCGACAATGGCTAATTTCCGGCCAAGACTCCCGGCCGGATGGAAGCGAGCAAAATCTTCGGAAGTGAATGCCCGCAGTTCGACGAGCGAGAAGGCAAGGGCATCGCCCAGGGCCATCATTACCGTCGTACTGGTACTGGGTGCCAGATTCAGCGGGCAGGACTCGGCCAGTGAGCCGTAGATGATGGAGTGATCGGTCTGCTTGGCGAGTGTGCTGCGCGGATTGCCCGTCATACCAATGAGTTGATGAGCAATGCCTTTTAATGCGGGAAGCAATCGAAGAATCTCTTCGCTCTCCCCACTGTGGGACAGGATTAAAACGATGTCTTCTGGATGGACCATTCCCAGATCGCCGTGCATGGCCCGGGTGGCATCGAGAAGATAGGCGCGAGTGCCCGTGGAATTCAACGTGCCGACGATCTTCTGGGCTACATCGAAAGATTTGCCCACTCCCGTCACGCCCAGTCGGCCGCGACAGCCATAAATGGCCTGCACCACCTGTTCGAAACCGGGATCGAGTTTTTCCGCGACCTGATTCAAGGCCTGCGCTTCGATGTGGAGAACCCGTTTCGCAACGTTCAGCGACAGCGGATGCCCATCCGAGGTTGCACGCAAAGTCATTGATCCTTCCTTGGATGACTTTCCAGACGGATTTGGTCATCAACTAACAACCACATGCTTACCCGCGATGGCAAAAAAAAACAACACCGGCTTACGTCCGGTGTTGTTGGTATCTTGCGTCGCTTGCTTATCTTTACATTTCGCAGAGCGAAAGATAAAGCTGAGCCAAGTGTTTCCAGCCCGATTGAGCGGGAAGACCTGCTACGGCTTCCTGAAGATCCTTGCGGGCCGATTCACGTTCGCCGAGGAAGATCTTGGCCATACCGCGATTCAGGCAGATGACCGGATTCGAAGGCTGAATCTTCCAAACTCGGAGGGCCTCGGCATGTTCGCCTCGCATCCAAAGAGTCGAAGCCGCTTCATTTCCGCGGACCCAGGTTTCCAGACCCTGGCAGCGATTGAGCAATTCCTGAGCCAGATCGAAAGCACCGGCCAGTCGGGCCACACCAACCGCTAACAGGATTTCTTCGCCGGTCTTCTTGTTTAATTTTTCCTGATTCAAGTTATTCAGAACGCAATCGGCCACCTTAGGAGTCGATTTGATCTGAACCGTTTTGAGCAGACGGGGAATATCGCTCACCTGTTGAGGATAATTTCCGATCGCACAGGGCAAAGCCACGATCATGCTGTCCAGAAAAGCGTAGCTGGACCATTCATTCGAGAGGGCTGCAGCGGCTTTGTTCTGGCCGTACAATTTGGCGAGGGTTTGAACCTCATTCCAGGCCGTGACGGGATCGACTTTGACGCCGGCGGAAGAATCGTAAGGTTCAACTAGGCCGAAGTTTGCATCGAATTCGGTATCGCAGACAAACGAATCCAGAACTCGGTTCATCAATTCTTCGATATTTGGAAGCGTAGTCATGATTCGTCTCCGTCTGGCAATTTCAATTTCACTTTACATGAAAGAGACGAATGAAGCGACTGTACTTGCGCAACAGCTTCCAGAAAAGTGTTGCACCTACAGATTCTAACGAAAATTAGTGGATCTTACCCAAATTGACTCTGACGATTGTATATTTGTTTGGTACAAATCGGCTATTTGATCAGGTGCCTTCCGCTTTTCCGGCTCCGACATTCTACCCAAACTATTGAACTTGGAGACATTGCAACGATAACTTCGGACTTTCTGAGACTGTCTGGATTCTCTTTCATAAGCTAATCAAGTCTCAGACACGACTATACACCAGGGTAGGATTGGGCCGAATGGCGAAGCATATTTTTGTGACCGGCGGAGTAGTCAGTTCGCTGGGTAAAGGCATCACTTGCGCGTCGATCGGCATGCTGCTCGAACGTCGCGGTTTGCGGATTCGCCTCCAGAAGTTTGATCCCTATATCAACGTCGATCCCGGTACCATGTCCCCTTATCAGCATGGTGAAGTGTACGTAACGGACGATGGAGCCGAGACCGATCTCGACTTGGGCCATTACGAACGGTACACAAACGTTCCGCTCAACCGGGACTGTAATTACACCACCGGTCGAATCTACTCGACTGTGATCGCCAAAGAACGCAAGGGCGATTACAAGGGCAAGACCGTTCAGGTCATACCTCATGTGACCAATGAAATCAAAGCGGCTATTCGCACGTTAGCCACGGAAGATGTGGATATCTGCATCACCGAAATCGGCGGCACTGTCGGCGATATCGAAGGCATGCCGTTTTTCGAAGCCATCCGCCAGTTCGCACTAGATATCGGCAAGCAGAACTGCCTCTACATTCACCTGACGCTGGTTCCCTACTTGAAGGCCGCCGGGGAAGCCAAAACCAAGCCGACCCAGCACAGCGTCATGGAACTGCGGAAGATCGGTATCCAGCCTGATGTGCTGATCTGTCGCACTGAGCGGGAACTTCACAAGGACGATGCGGAAAAGATCGCCCAGTTCTGTAACGTCGAAAGGCGGGCGGTGATCGAAGAACGGGATAAGGAAGTTACAGTCTATGAAGTTCCCGTCAGCCTGAAGAACAACAAACTCGACGAATTCATCATCGAGAAGTTCCAGCTGAAAAATGCTCAGCCGATCCAAATGGATGATTGGCTGGGAATCATCGAAACGATCAAGAATCCCAAGCACGAAGTCACGATTGCCGTTGTCGGTAAATACGTGAAGCATGCCGACGCGTACAAATCGGTTTACGAAGCGTTGATGCACGCCGGGATTGCCAACGAAGCCAAAGTCATCGTGAAAAAGGTCTCGGCGGAACATATCGAGCGGGATGGCCTGGAAAAGTTCATGGCGAACATTGATGGACTTCTGGTGCCCGGCGGTTTCGACGTCCGTGGGATTCAGGGGAAATTGGATGCCATCCGTCACGCCCGCGAATCCAAATTGCCTTTCTTTGGCATCTGCCTGGGACTCCAGTGTGCGGCGATTGAATTTGCCCGAAACGTTGTGGGCCTCTCTGATGCGAATTCCACTGAATTCACCAAGACGTCCTCGAATTTTCTGGTCTGCATGCTCAGCGAGTTGAAAGGGGTTACCAACCTGGGAGGCACCATGCGGTTGGGGGCTTACAACTGCCGGTTGCAGGCCGGCACCCGAGCCTATGCCGCATATAAGAAAGAGATCATCTCAGAACGGCATCGTCATCGCTATGAAGTAAACAACGACTATCGTGGAATCCTGCAACAGCATGGACTGGTGATTGCGGGTACTACGCTGGATAATTCGCTTGTGGAAGTGATTGAGTTGAAGGACCATCCCTGGTTTCTGGCCGTGCAGTGTCATCCGGAGTTCAAATCTAAACCGAATGAGGCTCACCCCTTGTTCCGGGACTTCATCACCGCGGCCTTGAAACACAAAGCCGAGCGCAAAAAATAAGGCGGGACGTTAGCCCGCCTATTTTGCAAATGTTCGAAATTATTTGCCTTCGGTCGGTTTGAGTTTGAATTCGATCGGATCCAGAGCCGTTTTGCCCGGTGTTAAATCAATTTTTACACCAAGCCGTCCTTTCGCAGGAGTTCCCGCCCAACTCCAACCTTGGCTTTCATGCCAGATGGCCAAGTTGAATTTTCCTACAGGTGCATCTTTAATCTCAAATTTCCCATCGGCATCGGTTACTGCAAAATAGGGATGATCGAATACGAAGATTTTCGCGTTCATCCAACCATGGATGCTGCAACTCAAGCTAAGCGGGAAAAGATCAGCTTTGATGAGGCCAACGTCGTGTTGCCCGCCGGACGGAATCAAAGGATTAATATCGATGTTGCCGCCGGCCAATTTCGCATTGTGTGGTATGCTCGCACTATTTTTTATGATTAGTGATTGGCCTTCCTGCATTGCGAGGACGTGCGGGATGAATGAGCAGCAGGGTTGGTCGATTTCCGCATTCGGTTTTGCCGGTTTGGCGACTTTAGGATTGATCGAATCGGCTGGGAATTTGTCCCCTCGCTTGAACCCTTCGGGAACCAGGTAAACGACTGCATTTCGGATGCCGCGATTTTTCGGGTTAATCACCCAGGTCTCATCGCTGAACGGGCCGTCTTTCAGGCAGGCTTGTACGTCTTTATTTGGCGTGATATTCGCCATGACCGGGATTTTTTCGTTCTTGGGGAAAAGAATTTGCCCGGTGATCGTCGTCCATTCGCCCTGAGCGTTATTCGATTCGGCATTGGCCGAAGTGGTTTTAACGAAAGAGGATTGAATAGATTTTTCGGAACTGGAGGGCTGTTGCGCGAAAGCCGTTCCGACGGTCAAAACAGGGACGCTTACAATCGAAGCAGCAATCATAAATTTACGGAAATTCATCAACATTCTACACCTCAATAAGGAAAAGGGAGGCTAAGGCAGGTTAAGTCTATTATACCTTAAACCGCACTTTTCGACTCGAATCTAACCGTTAATTATTCGAAGAACTTCCCCATGTAACAAGCCATTTGTCGCTAGAACTTGCGGAACATCGATGCGAGGAGTTCCCGTCCAATCGCTAAACATGCCCCCCGCTTCCTCGACAATGACTTTCAGCGGGCAGACATCCCATTCCTTGACTCCGGAATCGATTGCCACATCGACGGTTCCCTCCGCTAGAAGGGTGAAGCCGTAGAAATCTCCGAAGCCGCGAGTGCGATCGCACTGAGCTACCAAATCCAGAAACTGCTTCTCGCGATTTTCCTGTTGGAACAGGGTAATGCTGGTGTAAACGACCGTGGCCTTTTTGAGTGAATCGATCTGTGAAACGTGTAATTGCTTTCCATCTCGGAATGAGCCATGTCCCTTCAGAGCGTGATAAGTCTGGCTCATGGCCGGGATGACCGCAATTCCTGCGATGACTTCTCCGTGAAATTTCAGGCCGAGCAAGGTAGCCCAGACGGGTACGCCACGAATGAAGTTGCGAGTTCCATCAATGGGATCGATCACCCACTGGTAGCCGGAGGAACCTGGCTGATTACCGAACTCCTCCCCGAGGAATCCATCTTCCGGGAAGTTCTTGGAAATCTCCTGGCGAATGATCTCCTCCGAGGATTGATCGGCCAGCGTCACCGGACTTTGATCGGCTTTCCATTCGACGACGATGTCTTTGTTGAAGTAAGAAAGCGCATTTGCCCCCGCCTTCTGAGCTACCGTGATAGCGGCTTCATATCGGCGTTCCCAGTCGTGAGCCATCTTTTACTTCCCTTCAAAGCGGGTTTTGGCATACGCGGCCGCGCCGACAATCCCGGAATCGTCTCCGAGGGCCGCGGTGACGAATTTCACATCATTGGTGGCTTTCGGCAGCGAGTACT
The genomic region above belongs to Telmatocola sphagniphila and contains:
- a CDS encoding tetratricopeptide repeat protein, whose translation is MTTLPNIEELMNRVLDSFVCDTEFDANFGLVEPYDSSAGVKVDPVTAWNEVQTLAKLYGQNKAAAALSNEWSSYAFLDSMIVALPCAIGNYPQQVSDIPRLLKTVQIKSTPKVADCVLNNLNQEKLNKKTGEEILLAVGVARLAGAFDLAQELLNRCQGLETWVRGNEAASTLWMRGEHAEALRVWKIQPSNPVICLNRGMAKIFLGERESARKDLQEAVAGLPAQSGWKHLAQLYLSLCEM
- a CDS encoding KdsC family phosphatase is translated as MNPKPPLTERLTRINVLVLDVDGVLTDGSIFYSDQNTELRPFHVRDGIALRWWHSLGYRSVIISGRSSPLVDRRAKETDVAKVLQGVGNKQAALRILSEELNFKIEESCCIGDDLPELALMNCCGIAVTVADGVQEMRAVADYVTQQPGGRGAVRETIEWILKAQGRWNEVVLRYANQV
- a CDS encoding DNA gyrase/topoisomerase IV subunit B — protein: MASSSVKYTAKESIQVLEGLEPVRVRPSMYIGSTDSKGLHHLCWEIIDNSVDEFLNGYGDTIAVTLHKSGDALTITDNGRGIPVDIHPKFKKPGVELILTTLHSGGKFGEGDAYIHSGGLHGVGSSVVNALSKKLVATIKKDGFEWEQKFSKGKPTTKLEKLEPVRGHGTSIYFEPDETIFRTVKFDVEEIKSRLTDMSYIHSGLKFIFKNEITKETLELYNPGGVPDFLTKIVADSQKSVIAPPHLFHAKRDNGERIEVAVLWTESTEDSIRSYANGIRNPMGGTHESGFKNAVTKAIRNYIETHKISMDKLAITAEDIREGIVGIVSVFLKNPQFEAQTKIKLLNSEMTATVEGFMRPAMENWLNSNQTIADSIVFRIKMAARARLASREAQEVTRKTAGSKRLSLPGKLADCKSNNVAETELFIVEGDSAGGSAKQGRDNRTQAVLPLRGKILNSEGMSTAKVLTNQELNDLVSAIGTGAGEKLMMDKLRYGKIILLMDADADGHHISTLLLDFFFRHMPDLIRKGHIYIAQPPLYRIDVGKETFWAKDDNHKEEILSKLRQNAKPEISRFKGLGEMDAKVLKSTTLDPRNRILLKVEIDNPLQADQMFDQLMGKDANARYEQIMNNAMKVSSDEIDV
- the corA gene encoding magnesium/cobalt transporter CorA yields the protein MLQVYRWDKDSKKCCLLDAEQVKNLSLDPQLSKSDYWIDLESPTPEEEAWIFEKVRPVHALVLEDIRKPIREPEVGPHLPKVEEWDDYLFAIVNPLNREYLNQCGDEIQPTERHRAYLQFSAVLTSNALITHHYTKLSCVDHLKNRLSHEVAIGNRGPDYLYHWLLDDLVDECAPVIDEILESLDDLEREILEQPQPSLLRKLLRHKSFIVILRKTMILEREVLARLTRNEFELVSPQEVIYYRNVYDHLIRYTEMIEGAREMISDLMQTHLAAVSNKLNTIMKVLTMISTIILPMTLIASIYGMNFDVLPGKEHPGGFWLSILAMGGCGIISLIFFRWRRWL
- a CDS encoding KpsF/GutQ family sugar-phosphate isomerase, whose amino-acid sequence is MTLRATSDGHPLSLNVAKRVLHIEAQALNQVAEKLDPGFEQVVQAIYGCRGRLGVTGVGKSFDVAQKIVGTLNSTGTRAYLLDATRAMHGDLGMVHPEDIVLILSHSGESEEILRLLPALKGIAHQLIGMTGNPRSTLAKQTDHSIIYGSLAESCPLNLAPSTSTTVMMALGDALAFSLVELRAFTSEDFARFHPAGSLGRKLAIVDTVMRRGTELRIASQSHTVRQVFSESCLPGRRTGAIMLVDETGLLMGIFTDSDLAKLFERREDNAFDLPIAQVMTANPKTIFATAKVQEAISIFRDCKISELPVIDAVGRPIGLLDITDLIGVDPLHDPLEATPKVRLWERQSA
- a CDS encoding CTP synthase; this translates as MAKHIFVTGGVVSSLGKGITCASIGMLLERRGLRIRLQKFDPYINVDPGTMSPYQHGEVYVTDDGAETDLDLGHYERYTNVPLNRDCNYTTGRIYSTVIAKERKGDYKGKTVQVIPHVTNEIKAAIRTLATEDVDICITEIGGTVGDIEGMPFFEAIRQFALDIGKQNCLYIHLTLVPYLKAAGEAKTKPTQHSVMELRKIGIQPDVLICRTERELHKDDAEKIAQFCNVERRAVIEERDKEVTVYEVPVSLKNNKLDEFIIEKFQLKNAQPIQMDDWLGIIETIKNPKHEVTIAVVGKYVKHADAYKSVYEALMHAGIANEAKVIVKKVSAEHIERDGLEKFMANIDGLLVPGGFDVRGIQGKLDAIRHARESKLPFFGICLGLQCAAIEFARNVVGLSDANSTEFTKTSSNFLVCMLSELKGVTNLGGTMRLGAYNCRLQAGTRAYAAYKKEIISERHRHRYEVNNDYRGILQQHGLVIAGTTLDNSLVEVIELKDHPWFLAVQCHPEFKSKPNEAHPLFRDFITAALKHKAERKK